A portion of the Leptospira noumeaensis genome contains these proteins:
- a CDS encoding enoyl-CoA hydratase-related protein: MNTVTLQIHHTYVALIELNRPEAKNAISIQLLAELREKIQEVKGSSARALVLIGKGDSFSSGADLKERKSMSDLQVKQFLKDINLCFSELANLPIPTIAAINGFAFGGGLEMAMSCDIRYASDSAQMGLTETKLGIIPGAGGTQRLARIVGESTAMEWIFSGKKLTGKEAMARGLVSQSFEPDHLRESSLALAREISESAPIAVSAAKKAVRHGMELPMKSALEWERLCYFETIGTKDRVEALQAFAEKRKPNFKGE, translated from the coding sequence ATGAACACTGTCACCCTTCAAATTCATCATACTTATGTAGCATTAATAGAATTAAATCGACCAGAAGCAAAAAATGCGATTTCCATCCAACTTCTGGCGGAACTACGAGAGAAAATCCAGGAAGTGAAAGGAAGTTCAGCAAGGGCCCTTGTTCTTATCGGGAAAGGGGATTCGTTTTCATCGGGTGCTGATTTAAAAGAAAGAAAGTCTATGTCTGACTTACAAGTAAAACAGTTCCTAAAAGATATCAACTTATGTTTTTCTGAGCTGGCAAATCTTCCGATTCCTACAATTGCGGCCATCAATGGATTTGCCTTTGGTGGGGGTTTGGAGATGGCAATGTCATGTGATATTCGTTATGCGAGTGATTCGGCACAAATGGGACTCACGGAAACAAAACTCGGAATCATTCCAGGGGCAGGGGGAACCCAAAGACTCGCTCGTATTGTGGGAGAGTCAACAGCTATGGAATGGATATTTTCAGGTAAAAAACTGACGGGGAAAGAAGCAATGGCTCGAGGCCTTGTTTCGCAAAGTTTTGAGCCAGATCATTTAAGGGAATCTTCTCTTGCCTTAGCACGGGAGATATCGGAATCTGCACCTATCGCTGTTTCTGCTGCCAAAAAGGCGGTACGCCATGGGATGGAATTACCAATGAAGTCTGCCCTAGAGTGGGAAAGATTGTGTTATTTTGAGACAATAGGCACTAAAGATCGAGTAGAAGCCTTGCAAGCGTTTGCTGAAAAAAGAAAACCTAATTTTAAGGGAGAATGA
- the dcd gene encoding dCTP deaminase: MILTGKEILKRLGSDIKIEPYDANLLNPNSYNLRLHEDLLVYSEFPLDMKKPNPVQTLKIPEEGLLLEPGKLYLGRTIEFTETHNLVPMLEGRSSIGRLGMFVHITAGFGDVGFKGFWTLEIQVTHPLRVYSGVQICQIFYHTVEGEISEYKSGKYQANQGIQPSLLYKDFEKK; encoded by the coding sequence GTGATTTTAACCGGAAAAGAAATTTTAAAAAGACTGGGTAGCGATATCAAAATCGAACCATACGATGCGAATCTATTAAACCCAAATTCATATAACTTACGATTACACGAAGATTTATTAGTTTATTCTGAATTTCCTTTGGATATGAAAAAACCAAATCCAGTTCAGACCTTAAAGATTCCAGAGGAAGGTTTGTTATTAGAACCTGGTAAACTCTATTTAGGAAGGACAATCGAATTTACAGAGACTCATAACCTAGTTCCTATGTTAGAAGGTCGTTCTTCCATTGGGCGGTTGGGAATGTTTGTTCATATCACCGCTGGATTTGGAGATGTAGGATTCAAAGGATTTTGGACTTTAGAAATCCAAGTAACACATCCACTTCGGGTGTATTCTGGAGTACAGATTTGCCAAATTTTTTACCATACGGTAGAAGGGGAAATCAGCGAATATAAATCAGGTAAGTACCAAGCCAACCAAGGCATCCAGCCATCTTTGTTGTACAAAGACTTTGAAAAGAAATAA
- a CDS encoding VOC family protein — protein sequence MIIVEGIGHVSIPVSQLDTSIDFYRDIFDFELETKKATEAILSLDAFRIRLVVAEVPDRTLPILSFVMDVDDFTEAISELEEKNVKIIKGPEGTDSGEGLTFADPSQNLIEIFYSN from the coding sequence ATGATTATTGTAGAAGGCATTGGCCACGTCAGTATCCCCGTCTCCCAACTCGACACCTCTATCGATTTTTATCGGGACATTTTTGACTTCGAATTGGAGACAAAGAAGGCTACTGAGGCGATTCTTTCTCTAGATGCGTTTCGAATTCGTTTGGTGGTAGCAGAGGTTCCGGATAGGACTCTCCCTATCCTTAGTTTTGTGATGGATGTGGATGATTTCACAGAAGCCATCAGCGAACTCGAGGAAAAGAATGTAAAGATCATCAAAGGGCCAGAAGGAACTGATTCTGGGGAAGGTCTTACATTTGCAGACCCAAGCCAAAATTTAATCGAGATTTTCTATTCCAATTAA
- a CDS encoding SpoIIE family protein phosphatase, with protein MSESILSVDHILTNYYTFGSLIVTVLLAVLTTFFFLLKDRTVSTKHMALACLFLCLFQFGYLLGAFYYHPIASYHRWITGGFILFGITHFGQFFFRFPDNENPKAASIMLAILHAVAIVVVLWFLVTVSQGERKYHFTAHHWDFNSEGASRILSLFIAAYSFVNFLVLPGYRIFHLNKDKRGTLFIMLIAALIAAVVPNITNVMSRDGAMERSTYLTALVLLFTLTFFIITITFINNSSERTTFMVKIVGISFVTILLIMQAFSYLVDQEKETSYDSTAIQKALRVAEGGERSKDILFVIEYDLSNQNLKKAYLPSSVNMDLPLVQADLYNTALYDEVVTIGEADYRNSLKSSLAKTPYYFEGYKNAIIQFLEENPDSEGAELKAEVSKLIEKLNRRTFINTNKLGDILPEQFCEEGVKYVEKVKNVDSFRDAILKHVNDCKWDGKEISGRDLRVEMLKFFRYFKPDLTRHYRKDLDGVSHYIAYMTYDAKKKINREVGFNYRDYRAYMHKSAKLELIILAIVMFVLLIIFPLFFRSALVNPLYSLLAGVEKVNQGNLEVEVPIKVNDEIGYLAESFNGMVSSIRDARRELQDYAENLEEKVKERTKELQEKMDEIHRLKVQQDGDYFLTSLLAKPLFFNANKSDNIRCDFFVHQKKTFEFRNKTGDLGGDICITGNLKLGKPEDFRRYTMVMNGDAMGKSMQGAGGSLVMGVVMNSIMARSAGNKRILNRTPEEWLTDVYEEVNAVFKSFSGTMVISATVMLIDDETGKIWYFNAEHPYSILYRDGKASFIEDELKLRKLGLDSEYPFEVQTFQLLPGDQLILGSDGRDDIDLTPDEDVRTINEDETMVLRFVEEADGDIYEVEKLVKKSGDVTDDISMLSVVFKSEKSPISHSPEKEDLSNQSVDDFFDTPGDDWDEALTTSGAFEEGKVLYQNGEIERAITVMKKAFFGDASNQKLNKFLGLVSYKGKEYDIAAKVLTEFLKENEGSGEYWYYLAMSEKKLGNYESALKAAQEALKYDSENFQNLINLADVSRLLGNVDRAVTYVTRAQSIDPTNKNVLKLSKLLEKATSLN; from the coding sequence ATGAGTGAAAGCATATTATCCGTTGACCACATACTAACAAATTATTATACATTCGGTAGTTTAATTGTCACTGTCCTCCTTGCGGTCTTGACTACTTTCTTTTTCCTGCTAAAAGATAGAACCGTTTCCACTAAACATATGGCTCTCGCCTGTCTGTTTTTGTGTTTGTTCCAATTTGGATACCTACTCGGTGCTTTTTATTACCATCCCATCGCATCCTACCATCGTTGGATCACTGGTGGGTTTATTCTCTTTGGGATCACCCATTTCGGTCAGTTTTTCTTTCGATTTCCTGATAATGAGAATCCAAAAGCCGCATCCATCATGCTGGCGATCCTTCATGCAGTAGCAATCGTAGTTGTTCTTTGGTTCCTTGTCACAGTATCACAAGGTGAAAGAAAATACCACTTCACTGCGCACCATTGGGATTTTAATTCCGAAGGTGCTAGTAGGATTTTAAGTTTATTCATCGCAGCTTATTCATTCGTCAACTTCCTAGTTCTTCCTGGTTATCGAATTTTTCACCTAAACAAAGATAAACGAGGAACACTTTTTATCATGTTGATTGCTGCTCTCATTGCAGCTGTAGTACCAAACATCACGAACGTGATGAGCCGTGACGGTGCCATGGAACGTTCCACTTATCTCACAGCTCTTGTATTACTTTTCACTTTAACATTTTTCATTATCACAATTACCTTTATTAACAACAGTAGTGAACGAACTACCTTTATGGTGAAAATTGTAGGAATTTCCTTTGTAACCATCCTACTCATCATGCAGGCATTCAGTTACTTAGTGGACCAAGAAAAGGAAACTTCTTATGACAGTACCGCTATACAAAAGGCACTGCGTGTGGCCGAAGGTGGGGAAAGGTCGAAGGACATTTTATTTGTCATTGAGTATGACTTGTCCAACCAAAATCTGAAAAAAGCCTATTTACCATCTTCTGTAAATATGGATCTTCCACTGGTTCAAGCAGATCTTTACAACACTGCTTTGTACGATGAAGTGGTTACCATTGGTGAAGCCGATTACCGAAATTCACTCAAAAGCAGTTTGGCAAAGACACCTTATTATTTTGAAGGATATAAAAACGCGATCATTCAGTTTTTGGAAGAAAATCCGGATTCGGAAGGTGCAGAACTAAAAGCGGAAGTTTCTAAACTAATAGAGAAACTCAATCGCAGAACCTTTATCAACACAAACAAACTGGGAGACATTTTACCAGAACAGTTTTGCGAAGAAGGTGTTAAATACGTTGAAAAAGTCAAAAACGTAGACAGTTTCCGTGATGCCATTCTCAAACATGTCAATGATTGCAAATGGGACGGAAAAGAAATTTCAGGACGGGATCTTCGTGTTGAGATGTTGAAGTTCTTCCGTTATTTCAAACCGGATTTAACTAGACATTATAGAAAAGATTTAGACGGAGTTTCGCATTACATTGCTTATATGACGTATGATGCGAAGAAAAAAATCAACAGGGAAGTAGGTTTTAATTACCGCGATTACCGTGCATACATGCACAAGTCAGCAAAGTTAGAACTTATCATTCTAGCGATTGTGATGTTTGTTTTGCTTATCATTTTCCCATTATTTTTCCGATCAGCACTTGTTAATCCTCTTTATTCACTCCTTGCTGGGGTAGAAAAAGTAAACCAAGGAAATTTAGAAGTAGAAGTTCCTATCAAAGTAAATGATGAAATTGGTTATTTGGCAGAATCGTTTAACGGGATGGTGTCCTCCATTCGAGATGCAAGACGAGAACTCCAAGACTACGCAGAAAACTTGGAAGAAAAAGTTAAAGAAAGAACCAAAGAACTGCAAGAAAAAATGGATGAGATCCACCGTTTGAAAGTGCAACAAGATGGTGACTACTTCCTCACTTCACTTCTTGCGAAACCGCTATTTTTTAACGCAAACAAGTCAGATAATATCCGTTGTGACTTCTTTGTTCACCAAAAGAAAACCTTCGAATTCCGGAATAAAACCGGAGATCTAGGTGGTGATATTTGTATCACAGGAAACCTAAAATTAGGAAAACCTGAAGATTTCCGTCGTTATACGATGGTGATGAACGGAGATGCCATGGGGAAATCCATGCAAGGAGCTGGTGGTTCCCTCGTAATGGGTGTGGTCATGAACTCCATTATGGCACGGTCTGCAGGTAACAAGAGAATTCTCAATCGTACTCCAGAAGAATGGCTAACAGACGTTTATGAAGAAGTCAATGCCGTATTCAAATCATTTAGTGGTACTATGGTCATCTCTGCAACTGTCATGTTGATTGACGATGAAACAGGAAAAATCTGGTATTTCAATGCAGAACACCCTTATAGCATACTATACCGAGATGGAAAGGCTAGTTTCATCGAAGATGAATTGAAACTACGTAAACTAGGATTGGATTCTGAATATCCATTCGAAGTACAAACCTTCCAACTGTTACCTGGTGACCAATTGATCCTTGGTTCCGATGGACGCGATGATATTGACTTAACACCAGATGAAGACGTAAGAACCATCAACGAAGATGAAACCATGGTACTTCGATTTGTGGAAGAAGCTGATGGTGATATTTATGAAGTTGAAAAGTTAGTCAAAAAATCTGGTGATGTGACAGACGATATCTCAATGTTAAGTGTTGTCTTCAAAAGTGAAAAATCCCCTATTTCTCACAGCCCTGAAAAAGAAGATCTATCAAACCAATCCGTTGATGATTTCTTCGATACTCCTGGTGATGATTGGGACGAAGCACTCACTACATCCGGTGCCTTTGAAGAAGGAAAAGTTCTCTACCAAAATGGCGAAATAGAAAGAGCCATCACGGTCATGAAAAAAGCCTTCTTCGGAGATGCTTCCAACCAAAAACTAAACAAGTTTCTTGGACTTGTCAGTTACAAAGGGAAAGAATACGATATTGCCGCAAAAGTTTTAACTGAATTCTTAAAAGAAAACGAAGGTTCAGGCGAGTATTGGTATTATTTAGCAATGTCTGAGAAAAAACTTGGGAATTACGAAAGTGCTCTGAAAGCGGCACAAGAAGCACTCAAGTATGACTCTGAAAATTTCCAAAACCTAATTAACCTTGCAGACGTTAGCCGACTTCTTGGAAATGTTGACCGTGCCGTAACTTATGTAACTCGAGCACAGTCCATTGACCCAACAAACAAAAACGTTCTCAAACTTTCTAAGTTGTTAGAAAAAGCGACTAGCCTCAATTAA
- a CDS encoding SDR family NAD(P)-dependent oxidoreductase produces MKYALITGASTGLGKDFALTLAKKGYTPVLVARDSNRLKALAAEIKSKLGIQSVVIAQDLAKPNSAEVLYKAVKKLKLSIHCLVNNAGFGINGEFHKNSFEKESQLIQLNVTTLSELCHLFLQDMVAAKDGYILNVASTAAYQPGPLMSSYYASKAYVLSLSEGLAEEVRDYGVTVTCLCPGPTQTEFFERANMTKINLVKSSFLIMKSQDVVDSGLDALFSKKVIKIPGFMNFLVAQSVRISPRFLVRKIAKFLHQAG; encoded by the coding sequence ATGAAATACGCGTTAATTACAGGTGCTTCCACTGGACTTGGAAAAGATTTTGCTCTGACTTTGGCTAAAAAAGGATACACTCCTGTTTTAGTTGCTAGAGACTCAAATCGATTGAAGGCATTGGCTGCTGAGATCAAAAGTAAACTCGGGATCCAAAGTGTTGTCATTGCCCAAGATTTAGCAAAACCAAATTCCGCAGAGGTTTTATACAAAGCGGTTAAAAAACTAAAATTATCCATTCACTGTTTGGTGAACAATGCTGGTTTTGGTATCAATGGGGAATTCCATAAAAATTCTTTCGAAAAAGAATCCCAACTGATCCAACTCAACGTAACAACTCTTTCCGAACTTTGCCATTTGTTTTTGCAAGATATGGTAGCAGCAAAGGATGGTTATATTCTGAATGTTGCCTCGACTGCCGCCTACCAACCGGGCCCTCTCATGTCGAGTTACTATGCTTCCAAAGCCTATGTCCTTTCGCTCAGTGAAGGATTAGCAGAAGAAGTAAGAGATTATGGAGTTACCGTCACTTGCCTTTGTCCAGGACCAACACAAACGGAATTTTTTGAAAGAGCCAATATGACTAAAATCAATTTGGTAAAGTCTTCGTTTCTCATTATGAAATCACAAGATGTAGTTGATAGTGGACTCGATGCTTTGTTTAGTAAGAAAGTAATCAAAATTCCAGGTTTTATGAATTTTCTCGTGGCACAGTCCGTTCGAATTTCACCAAGATTTCTCGTTCGTAAAATTGCGAAATTTTTACACCAAGCAGGATAA
- a CDS encoding DUF2147 domain-containing protein: protein MNQKLVLSVWTAILFTGSSLLAQEADVAVGRYLPPEKDSVIEIFKCGDKYCGKTVCIKDNAYQEKEKDKGVPGTPYLDHNNEDPKLRNRPNLGMVFITGFDYAGEGVYKNGKIYNPRDGKTYCGKFTSLEGGNRLDLKGTLCSITFIGKTNNWVKLGGLNLDDPKWDCTFKAKK from the coding sequence ATGAATCAAAAACTTGTTTTAAGTGTATGGACGGCCATCCTCTTCACAGGAAGTTCTCTACTTGCCCAAGAGGCTGACGTTGCAGTGGGAAGATACCTTCCACCTGAAAAAGACTCAGTCATCGAGATTTTCAAATGTGGTGATAAATACTGCGGAAAAACAGTTTGTATCAAAGACAATGCTTACCAGGAAAAAGAAAAAGACAAAGGTGTTCCCGGGACTCCTTATTTAGACCACAACAACGAAGATCCAAAGTTACGCAACCGACCAAACCTTGGCATGGTTTTCATCACAGGTTTTGATTACGCCGGAGAAGGTGTTTATAAAAACGGAAAGATCTACAACCCACGTGATGGAAAAACCTACTGTGGAAAATTTACTTCCCTTGAAGGTGGAAATCGTTTGGATTTAAAAGGAACACTTTGTTCCATTACCTTTATTGGAAAAACAAACAACTGGGTGAAACTAGGTGGTTTGAATCTTGATGACCCGAAATGGGACTGTACGTTCAAAGCTAAAAAATAA
- a CDS encoding LIC10067 family putative lipoprotein: protein MRRILYTIGFSLVLGSSFSCISSSSEDPLAALLTSPPVISSVTPQIGTPAQNNLNAFYSATEVVIKGENFGVDTVVRFNDIVAAITLNLGTELYTKVPDGAYSGFITVSKSGGSCLPNSKTGVNCAGMEYFIDCYAVTGKQYGPEIELKQGSSLSVEFDGQETKAFHTDTLLASRNLTIGCESTVTVRVFDRSCKATDYVLQNDPIIPFPAGVATQFYITADSKTCSLVL from the coding sequence ATGAGAAGGATTTTATACACAATCGGATTCTCACTAGTACTTGGAAGCAGTTTTTCCTGTATATCCTCCTCTTCAGAAGATCCATTGGCCGCTCTCCTCACTTCACCACCGGTGATATCCTCTGTCACTCCACAGATTGGTACTCCTGCGCAAAATAACCTGAATGCCTTTTATTCTGCTACTGAAGTTGTGATCAAAGGAGAAAATTTTGGCGTGGATACCGTTGTCCGTTTTAACGATATTGTTGCCGCCATCACTCTCAATCTTGGAACAGAACTCTACACTAAAGTTCCCGATGGTGCTTACTCGGGATTTATTACTGTTTCCAAATCAGGTGGTTCTTGTTTGCCAAACTCAAAAACAGGTGTGAACTGTGCTGGAATGGAATACTTTATCGACTGCTATGCGGTTACAGGCAAACAGTACGGCCCAGAAATTGAATTAAAACAAGGAAGTAGTTTGTCTGTTGAATTTGACGGCCAAGAAACCAAAGCTTTCCATACCGATACCTTATTAGCTTCTAGAAATCTGACTATTGGATGCGAAAGTACAGTGACCGTCCGAGTGTTTGATCGGTCATGTAAAGCTACCGACTATGTTCTACAAAACGACCCAATCATCCCATTTCCCGCGGGAGTTGCGACACAGTTTTACATCACAGCAGATTCAAAAACTTGTAGTTTAGTCCTTTAA
- a CDS encoding MFS transporter → MSQPSTHPLHTIQKERAIIFILAALQFLHILDFVIMMPLGPVFMESFKIDSAAFGLLVSSYSISAGVFGLIGALFLDSYDRKMSLLVLFFGFSFGTLLCAFAPNYGFLLFARVVAGGFGGMIGATVLSIIGDIIPVFRRGTATGVVMSSFSVASVVGIPIGLSLANKFGWHFPFLSLAIAGFLILPIGYKVLPSIRYHLDSDVHPKQSQLKSLKQVITKKDHFAPFIFMVFLMFGGFTIIPFLSPFLVSNVGLAIGDLPYIYFFGGLFTFFTSRFIGKLSDRYGKLMVYQIISIAAVIPIVIVVTLTKTSLPVVLTVTTLFMILVSGRMVPAFAMITSAVEPRIRGSFMSVNSAIQQISSGAASYVAGLILVQSPDNQLVNYELVGMISVFSLLFSVYLAKKVKIAG, encoded by the coding sequence ATGAGCCAACCTTCTACCCATCCGCTTCATACCATCCAAAAAGAAAGAGCCATCATCTTCATCCTCGCCGCCCTCCAATTTTTACACATTTTGGATTTTGTCATCATGATGCCGCTAGGTCCAGTCTTTATGGAAAGTTTCAAAATCGATTCGGCAGCTTTTGGGTTACTTGTTTCTTCCTATTCCATCAGTGCTGGTGTATTCGGACTCATTGGAGCTTTGTTTTTGGATTCTTATGATCGCAAAATGAGCCTTCTTGTATTGTTTTTCGGATTTTCTTTTGGAACTTTACTTTGTGCTTTTGCTCCCAATTATGGATTTTTACTTTTTGCCCGGGTCGTAGCTGGTGGGTTTGGCGGAATGATCGGAGCAACCGTTCTTTCCATCATTGGAGATATCATCCCTGTATTCAGAAGGGGAACAGCAACTGGTGTTGTGATGAGTTCTTTTTCTGTCGCTTCTGTTGTTGGAATTCCCATTGGTTTGTCTTTGGCAAATAAGTTTGGATGGCATTTCCCATTCCTTTCTTTGGCTATAGCTGGATTTTTAATTTTGCCAATCGGATACAAGGTATTACCATCCATTCGTTACCATTTGGATTCGGATGTTCATCCCAAACAGTCTCAACTTAAATCTCTAAAACAAGTAATCACTAAAAAAGACCATTTTGCCCCATTTATCTTTATGGTGTTTTTGATGTTTGGTGGTTTTACCATCATTCCATTTCTTAGTCCATTTTTGGTCTCTAACGTTGGTTTAGCGATTGGTGACCTTCCTTATATTTATTTTTTTGGTGGGTTGTTTACTTTTTTTACAAGTCGATTCATTGGAAAATTATCAGATCGTTATGGAAAATTAATGGTTTACCAAATCATTTCTATTGCTGCAGTGATTCCCATCGTGATTGTGGTGACATTAACAAAAACCTCATTACCTGTTGTGTTAACAGTCACAACTTTGTTTATGATTTTGGTTTCAGGAAGGATGGTGCCTGCTTTTGCTATGATCACATCGGCAGTGGAACCTAGAATTCGTGGTAGTTTTATGTCTGTCAATTCGGCCATCCAACAGATTTCATCTGGGGCCGCTTCTTATGTTGCCGGACTGATATTGGTGCAGTCTCCAGATAACCAACTTGTGAATTACGAACTTGTGGGAATGATTTCTGTATTTAGTTTGTTGTTTAGTGTATATTTAGCGAAAAAAGTTAAAATTGCAGGATAA
- a CDS encoding DUF3347 domain-containing protein, whose protein sequence is MNFNSHLGKKNQNMNVFRISVIVLAFFALSCKEAVVPFEPAHENLAAKLLAENQILLEEYLKDDPKPNWKTFSEANTALAANGHPKLKAWSESLGTLIPAAGSDLETSYEKISKIQEILIQIKTEVPNQSRYNRFYCPMVDKSWVMTGKEVKNPYAPEMRDCGELLQ, encoded by the coding sequence TTGAATTTCAATTCCCACTTAGGAAAAAAGAATCAAAATATGAATGTATTTCGGATTTCAGTCATCGTTTTAGCCTTTTTTGCCCTTTCTTGCAAGGAAGCGGTCGTTCCCTTTGAACCAGCGCACGAGAACCTTGCTGCAAAACTCCTAGCGGAGAACCAAATCCTTCTGGAAGAGTATCTAAAAGACGATCCAAAACCCAATTGGAAAACTTTTTCAGAAGCCAATACTGCGTTAGCGGCAAATGGACATCCAAAATTGAAAGCCTGGAGTGAATCTTTGGGTACTTTGATTCCTGCTGCGGGAAGTGATTTGGAAACGAGTTATGAAAAAATTTCCAAAATTCAAGAAATATTGATTCAAATCAAAACTGAGGTGCCAAACCAATCTCGGTACAATCGATTTTACTGTCCAATGGTCGATAAATCTTGGGTAATGACAGGAAAAGAAGTAAAAAATCCATACGCTCCTGAAATGAGAGATTGTGGAGAATTATTACAATAA
- a CDS encoding pyridoxal phosphate-dependent aminotransferase has translation MTESHFSFSNRFKLLGDLNSENKIHQTKQRLEKSGNEIIDLTSSNPTKLGLEFPPSALSHIFSNLDLSQYEPQAEGLESARQVIVSDYKNRGIQTDLSHLILTASTSEAYSYIFKLFANPGDEILTPNPGYPLFSFLIGLENLKEVHYPLKEDPETGNWVYSAEAIANCISTKTKLIVLVSPANPTGSKTTAQFWKEWEALEIKIPILLDEVFVGYEFSGEPHQIPETPTFPLLICNGFSKMLALPGFKLGWILIQSPEPYRSEIQKNLDFIADTYLSVNAPVQLATPELLPWKTMIQNRIRTRIMRNMAQCILFSEENLKIINKSGMEAGWYFLFELDLEKKDEDIVLEILTQTKVFVHPGSWYGFSHNRSFLVVSLISDEEILRNGLSALQSFLK, from the coding sequence TTGACCGAATCTCATTTTTCATTTTCTAACCGATTTAAGTTGTTAGGTGATTTGAACTCAGAAAACAAAATCCACCAAACCAAACAAAGATTAGAAAAATCGGGAAATGAAATCATTGATCTCACCAGTTCCAATCCTACAAAACTAGGGTTGGAATTTCCACCTTCCGCCCTCTCCCATATTTTTTCCAACTTGGATCTTAGTCAATATGAACCCCAAGCCGAAGGGTTGGAATCCGCTAGACAAGTAATTGTTTCCGATTACAAAAATCGAGGCATCCAAACCGACTTGTCCCATTTGATTTTGACGGCAAGTACCTCGGAAGCCTACTCCTACATTTTTAAACTATTCGCAAACCCAGGGGATGAAATACTAACACCAAACCCTGGTTATCCGTTATTTAGCTTTCTCATTGGCCTCGAAAATTTAAAAGAAGTCCACTACCCACTGAAAGAAGATCCTGAAACCGGAAACTGGGTGTATTCAGCAGAAGCCATTGCCAATTGTATTAGCACAAAAACAAAACTCATCGTTCTTGTGAGTCCCGCAAACCCAACAGGTTCTAAAACCACAGCCCAGTTTTGGAAGGAATGGGAGGCTTTAGAAATTAAAATTCCCATATTACTGGATGAAGTTTTTGTAGGTTACGAATTTTCTGGTGAACCTCACCAAATTCCAGAAACACCAACCTTCCCTCTACTCATCTGCAACGGATTCTCCAAAATGTTGGCACTCCCTGGATTCAAACTAGGATGGATTCTCATTCAAAGTCCAGAGCCATATAGATCCGAAATTCAAAAAAACTTAGATTTCATTGCCGATACATACCTTTCTGTCAACGCACCAGTACAATTAGCTACACCCGAACTTTTGCCTTGGAAAACCATGATTCAGAATCGGATTCGAACAAGAATTATGCGAAACATGGCTCAGTGTATTTTGTTTTCAGAGGAAAACCTAAAAATCATAAATAAATCAGGAATGGAAGCCGGTTGGTATTTTTTATTTGAATTGGATTTGGAAAAAAAAGATGAAGATATAGTTCTAGAAATTTTGACTCAAACCAAGGTTTTTGTCCACCCAGGATCTTGGTATGGGTTTTCGCATAACAGGAGTTTTCTTGTAGTTAGTTTAATTTCTGACGAAGAAATTTTACGAAATGGACTATCGGCCCTTCAATCCTTTCTCAAATAA